The Bacteroides acidifaciens genome includes a region encoding these proteins:
- a CDS encoding DUF3098 domain-containing protein: MKSKMMKQKETETVFSRGNYMILLIGSAVIIAGYLLMSGEGSTPAAYNPDIFSGLRIKVAPIVCLAGYLMNIFGILYRSKRS; the protein is encoded by the coding sequence ATGAAATCAAAGATGATGAAACAGAAAGAGACAGAAACAGTATTTAGCAGAGGAAATTACATGATTCTGCTAATCGGTTCGGCAGTGATTATAGCAGGCTATCTGCTTATGAGCGGCGAGGGGAGTACCCCTGCCGCCTACAATCCTGACATATTCAGCGGATTGCGTATAAAGGTAGCTCCCATAGTCTGTCTGGCAGGATATTTGATGAATATATTCGGTATCCTGTACCGCTCCAAGCGGAGTTGA
- a CDS encoding sugar MFS transporter — MQKLVKKEYQIPFILVTSLFFLWGFAHAILDVLNKHFQDVMNISRAHSAWVQVMFYSGYFVMAIPAGLFINKYGYRKGVVFGLLLYGVGSLLFIPGEYWMSFQFFLFSLSVIACGLVFLETAANPYMTELGERETAASRLNLAQSFNGLGCICGPLVGGLLLFSEEGNSNISLPYTLMGILVLAVALVFSKVRLPEIVHEEDIDNQGQARGLWSHKLFIFGIAALFCYEIAEISINSFFINYVVDDGWMNARDASVVLSFGGLGLFMCGRFAGSWVMRKIRAEKVLFFCAVGTVVTSSLIVLNLGIISLIALFLGYAFEAIMFPTIFALSLRGLGNHTKRASSYLMMSPIGGAVGPLVMGYVADQSSMSFSFIVPLLSFIVVMMYAWKTLK; from the coding sequence ATGCAGAAATTGGTTAAGAAGGAATATCAGATTCCTTTTATTCTGGTCACTTCCCTTTTCTTTCTATGGGGATTTGCACATGCTATTTTAGATGTGTTGAACAAGCATTTCCAAGATGTGATGAATATAAGCCGTGCTCATTCGGCATGGGTGCAAGTTATGTTTTATTCAGGATATTTCGTCATGGCTATTCCTGCCGGGCTGTTTATCAATAAATATGGCTATCGTAAAGGAGTAGTATTCGGGTTGTTGCTCTATGGTGTCGGTTCGCTGCTTTTTATTCCCGGCGAATACTGGATGTCGTTTCAATTCTTCCTTTTCTCCCTGTCTGTCATTGCTTGTGGTCTGGTATTTTTGGAGACAGCCGCCAATCCTTATATGACGGAATTGGGTGAACGGGAAACTGCCGCCAGCCGATTAAACCTTGCACAATCATTTAACGGATTAGGCTGTATCTGCGGGCCGCTTGTAGGCGGTTTATTATTGTTCTCGGAAGAAGGGAATTCGAATATCTCATTACCATATACATTAATGGGAATTCTTGTCCTGGCAGTCGCTTTGGTCTTTTCTAAAGTCCGTCTGCCGGAGATTGTCCATGAAGAAGATATAGATAATCAAGGACAAGCGCGTGGGTTATGGTCGCATAAGCTTTTCATTTTCGGTATCGCGGCTTTATTCTGTTATGAAATTGCGGAAATCTCTATTAATAGTTTCTTTATTAATTACGTGGTAGATGACGGCTGGATGAATGCCCGTGATGCTTCCGTGGTTCTTTCGTTTGGTGGACTGGGATTGTTTATGTGCGGACGATTTGCAGGTAGCTGGGTGATGCGGAAGATACGGGCGGAGAAAGTATTGTTCTTTTGTGCTGTCGGCACGGTCGTAACAAGTTCCTTGATAGTACTGAATCTGGGAATTATATCACTGATAGCTCTTTTCTTGGGTTACGCTTTCGAGGCAATCATGTTCCCTACTATTTTTGCACTTTCATTGCGGGGACTGGGGAATCATACCAAGCGTGCATCTTCCTATTTGATGATGTCTCCCATTGGAGGGGCTGTCGGCCCCTTAGTAATGGGATATGTAGCAGACCAGAGTTCAATGTCTTTCTCATTCATTGTTCCGTTACTTTCATTCATTGTGGTGATGATGTACGCATGGAAAACATTGAAATAA
- a CDS encoding 4Fe-4S binding protein yields MLRTIRLTAAIVCYTLITLLFLDFTGTLHAWFGWLAKIQFLPALLALNIGVVLFLIGLTFLFGRVYCSVICPLGVFQDIISWISGKQKKNRFRYSPAKKWLRYSVLGVFIVMMVAGVNSLAILIAPYSAYGRIASSLFAPVWQLGNNLLAYFAERMNSYAFYEVDVWIKGLSTLIIAVVTFTVLGILAWRNGRTYCNTICPVGTVLGFISNYAIFKPVIDISKCNGCGLCARNCKASCINPKAHEIDYSRCVACMDCLDKCKRGAIKYTKRTSPKNVSATEAIKTQPVTAEQVDNARRSFLSVSAIFATASVLKAQEKKVDGGLATIEDKKIPERENPIYPPGALSARNFAQHCTACQLCVSVCPNQVLRPSDNLMTLMQPEMSYERGYCRPECTKCSEVCPAGAIHPITTADKSATQIGHAVWIKENCVPLTDGMACGNCARHCPTGAIQMVASDPEKPESLKIPIVNVEKCIGCGACENLCPSRPFSAIYVTGHQMHRVI; encoded by the coding sequence ATGCTGCGTACTATCAGACTTACGGCCGCCATTGTGTGCTATACGCTTATAACCCTGCTGTTTCTTGATTTTACAGGGACATTGCACGCATGGTTCGGATGGTTGGCGAAAATTCAGTTTTTGCCGGCTTTATTAGCCTTGAATATAGGTGTCGTACTATTTCTTATTGGGCTTACATTTCTTTTTGGGCGTGTATATTGCTCGGTTATTTGTCCGCTAGGAGTATTTCAGGATATTATTTCCTGGATATCGGGAAAGCAAAAAAAGAACCGGTTCCGCTATTCACCGGCAAAGAAATGGTTGCGATATAGTGTTTTAGGAGTATTCATCGTTATGATGGTTGCAGGGGTGAATTCTCTGGCTATTCTGATAGCACCTTATAGTGCATATGGGCGGATAGCTTCCAGCCTCTTTGCACCGGTTTGGCAATTGGGAAATAACCTGTTGGCATATTTTGCCGAGCGAATGAACAGTTACGCCTTTTATGAAGTAGATGTATGGATAAAAGGCCTCTCTACACTGATTATTGCTGTAGTCACTTTTACAGTCCTTGGCATTTTAGCATGGCGTAACGGTCGTACATACTGCAATACGATTTGTCCTGTAGGCACTGTGTTGGGATTCATTTCCAACTATGCGATATTCAAGCCGGTGATTGATATTTCCAAGTGCAATGGTTGTGGTTTGTGCGCCCGCAACTGCAAAGCATCATGCATCAATCCGAAAGCTCATGAAATTGATTACAGTCGATGTGTAGCTTGCATGGATTGTTTGGATAAATGTAAACGTGGAGCTATCAAATACACCAAAAGGACTTCTCCGAAAAATGTATCTGCAACAGAAGCAATCAAGACACAGCCCGTTACTGCTGAACAGGTAGATAACGCCCGCCGTAGTTTCCTTTCAGTATCGGCAATCTTTGCAACAGCTTCTGTCTTGAAAGCCCAGGAAAAGAAAGTGGATGGTGGATTAGCGACCATTGAAGACAAGAAGATTCCTGAAAGGGAAAACCCGATTTATCCGCCCGGCGCACTGAGTGCCCGTAATTTTGCCCAACATTGCACTGCTTGCCAGTTGTGTGTTTCTGTATGCCCTAATCAAGTACTACGTCCTTCTGATAATCTGATGACTCTGATGCAGCCTGAAATGTCATACGAACGTGGATATTGCCGTCCCGAATGTACTAAATGTTCGGAAGTTTGTCCAGCCGGTGCCATTCATCCGATTACTACGGCAGACAAGTCGGCAACCCAGATAGGGCATGCCGTATGGATAAAAGAGAATTGCGTACCATTGACAGATGGCATGGCGTGCGGTAACTGTGCCCGCCACTGTCCTACAGGAGCCATTCAAATGGTGGCTTCCGACCCCGAAAAGCCGGAATCACTCAAGATTCCGATAGTGAACGTAGAAAAATGTATCGGTTGCGGAGCTTGTGAGAACCTTTGCCCGTCCCGTCCGTTTAGTGCTATTTACGTGACCGGACATCAGATGCACCGAGTTATTTGA